The following are from one region of the Amylibacter sp. IMCC11727 genome:
- a CDS encoding adenine phosphoribosyltransferase, whose translation MTKDITDYIRTIPDFPHKGIMFRDVTTLFGNAEGFKLAVSQMVEQCKDMNIDTIAGLEARGFIIGGAVAERLGVGFLPVRKAGKLPGKTISEDYTLEYGTATIEVHDDAIEAGARVLLIDDLIATGGTAAAGIKLIERLGGEVIHAAFIIDLPDLGGAQVIRDLGVPVTSLCAFEGD comes from the coding sequence ATGACCAAAGACATCACCGATTACATCCGCACGATTCCTGATTTCCCCCACAAGGGTATCATGTTTCGCGATGTGACCACCCTGTTTGGCAATGCCGAAGGGTTCAAACTCGCCGTTTCGCAGATGGTGGAACAATGCAAAGACATGAATATCGACACCATCGCAGGGCTCGAAGCACGAGGCTTTATCATCGGCGGCGCAGTGGCAGAACGGCTCGGAGTTGGGTTTCTGCCTGTGCGCAAGGCGGGCAAATTGCCAGGCAAAACAATATCCGAAGATTATACACTGGAATACGGCACAGCCACGATCGAAGTTCATGACGACGCGATTGAAGCAGGGGCACGCGTTTTGCTGATCGACGATCTGATCGCCACGGGGGGTACGGCAGCCGCAGGGATCAAACTGATCGAACGCTTGGGCGGCGAGGTCATCCATGCGGCCTTTATCATTGACCTGCCAGATTTGGGTGGGGCGCAGGTCATCCGTGATCTGGGTGTTCCTGTCACATCGCTTTGTGCGTTTGAGGGCGATTGA